From the genome of Sporomusa sphaeroides DSM 2875:
CCGGTTAATAATATCAGGGGAGGACCGACAGAAGCCAGCCGGTTCTGGGATTTTATGTCGTTAAGGCCGGAGTCTATGAATTTTCTTACCTATCTGTTTTCGGATAATGGGATTATCAAAAGCTACAGAACCATCCAAGGATATGGAGTCAACACCTATTCGTGGGTTAATTTATGCGGGGAAGAGGTGTATGTTAAGTATCACTGGGAACCCTGTGCAGGGGTTGAATACATAGATAGCAAGACCGCAGCTCAACTTGCAGGCACAGACCCTGACGTAGCAAGCCGGGATTTGTTCGATACCATTGCTGCAGGGCATACAGTCGAATTCGAAATGCGTGTACAGATAATGAACGTTGAGGCTGAATGCGAGCAGACGTTTGATCCCTTGGATCCTACTAAGATTTGGCCGGAAAACTTGTTTCCATTAATGCCGGTAGGCAGAATGGTGCTAAATAAAAATCCTGAGAATTTTTTTGTTGAAGTCGAGCAATCAGCCTTTTCGCCGGCGGCTATTGTACCGGGAATAGCTTTTTCGAATGACAGAATTCTACAAGGCCGTACTTTTCCCTATGGAGATACTCAAAGATATCGCATAGGTGTAAATTATTTACAACTTCCAACAAATATGCCTAGAAGTCCGGTTGACAATATGATGCAGGACGGAGATATGCAAACCATGTATAATCAAGGTATTGTCAATTATTTACCCAATACTTTAGCTGGCGGGATGCCTATGGAGGCACCTCAGCAAGGAAAACCTGCTGAGAATTTCGCTTCAGGTAATATAGCCCGGCACGAACTAACAGGCGACGATTATTATCAAGCCAGGAGTAGATATCGAACTATGTCTGCAGCGGAAAGGAAACGTTTAGTTTCTAATATCGTAGAAAATCTAAGTCAAGCGTATGAGCCTATTCAAAGGAGGGCGGTTGAACAGTTTTTGCGGGTAGATAACGAATTTGGCAGCAGAATCGCACAGGGAATAAATTTGATCATATAAAATGCTACCGACCAAAACTGTCTAAGTGATTCTAAGACTTAGGGGGTGATTAGCGGATGATAGTAAAATAGACATTGGTCACCCTGCTGACTAATGTCTATTTTACATTCGACTATCTAATGACTTTGGCGAGCGCTTTGTGGAACTGTCCCCAAACCCTGAAAATTTTTCTATCTTTGTCATATTTTTGACACAATTAAAATGTATAGTATGAGAGATAACTTATAACCTATCCCTTAATTTTTGCAAAACAGAATATATCCAATTGAAAAGAGGAATCTTATGTTAAGAAAACTTATCCCAATATGTACTGCACTTATTATTGCTCTGTCAGGCGTAACCGTCAGTGCATCACCGGCTTTGGAAAAAGAAATAATGAATGATTTGAAACAGTTTAACGGACAAGTTGGCGTATACGCCAAAAACTTAAAAACGAAAAAAACGATAAAATATAACCAGGATACGGTTTTTCCTACGGCCTCCACAAGTAAGCTGATTGTGGCTTTGGCTACATACAAATATCTTTATCCCAAAGCGCCGTCCTATAAACAAAATGAGTATGATCAAGCCATTGATCTAATGATAAAAGTAAGTGATAACAATACGTTTAACAAATTACTGAATGAGTTTGATACAACCAAAAAAGACGGATTTAATAAAGTCCAGCGGGATTTACGGTTAAATAAGACGAAAATCCATAATGAACAGGCGTTTAAAAAATACAATTATCATAGCGTAACAACACCTTATGAAATGTCCAAGGTTCTTGAGTCCATATACAAGGAAAAATATGTTGACAAAAAAAATGTGCGGCGGTTAAAAAATAACCTGGCCAACACAATCTTCCACGATGAGATTCCCCGCTATATGCAGGTACCAGTATTTCATAAAGTGGGGGAGCTGGATGATGTGCTTTGTGATGTGGGTATTGTTCAGGACGGACATGAGCCAATTTTAATTAGTTTTTACACCCGCACAGGTAACCATAGCTATTCCAGTGACTTTATTGCAAATGTATCAGCAAAACTCTACAATGCGTTACGGAGGTAAATGCGAAGGACATCCTTTCTTGATCTTTTGCATACTGCCAAGTATGTGGTATATTAACTTATAACTATGCTTAAGTGAAATGAGGATAATCTGTGGAACTGTTTGCAATACTACTAAGTTTGATCTTACTAATGTTCTTTTCTTTCCGAGGTTACTCTATTATCTTGTTCGCTCCGCTGTTTGCCGTTTTGGCTGCTGCAGCCAGTAATTTTAGTCTGATGCCGGTATATACGGAAATCTTTATGACTAAGGCGGCCGAATACTTTAAAATGTATTTTTCGATTTTTTTACTGGGTGCCATTTTTGCTAAAGTTATGGAAGAGGGTGGGCTGGCGCTGACAATTGCCGGAACTATAGCTAATAAACTAGGTAAAGAGAATGCTATACTTGCGGTGATACTAGGGTGTGCCTTCCTCACTTATGGCGGCATTAGTGTATTTGTTGTTGTGTTTGTTATGTATCCGTTTGCCAGTGCTCTGTACCGGGAGGCAAATATTCCGAAAAGATTTATACCTGCTGCTTTATGGTTAGGTACATTCACCTTCAGTATGGGAGCCTTTCCTGGTTCGCCCCAGATACAAAACATTATACCAACAGCATTTTTTGGCACTACTACCTGGGCGGCACCCTTGCTGGGCTTAAGTAGTGGGCTTGCTGTTTTTTTTCTGGGCTGGGCCTGGCTTATATACCGACAGCGTCAGGCTGTGGCGCTGAATGAGGGTTATGGGGAGCATACCGTAAATGAGCCGGAGGATAGAGCGGAAGGGCAATTATCAAACCACACACTTGCGTTTCTCCCACTTATCGTAGTTATCTTGGCTAACCTGTATCTTAGCAATCCCTTCCAATGGTCTTGGGCTTATCACTGGAACGAAGAAATTTTGTTATCTGTCAAAGTTTTGAAACTGTCACTTTTAAGTACAAGTGTAGACAAAGTACGCGCAATTTGGTCGTTGAATATAGCCTTGATTCTAGGTATTCTTTTTGCAATATACATTGGGCGGGAGCAGTTTCGTAGAACCGGTGGGATTGCAGCTTCATTAAATAGAGGTGTAAACAGCTCTTTAGTAGCAGTGCTTAATACTGCTTCAGGCTATGGCTATGGCAGTGTGGTAGCCAGTCTGGCTGGCTTTCAGGTAATAAAATCTTTCCTGATGGATATAAAGATTGGGGCAGGCCCCCTGGTTTCGGAAGTTATTACCGTCAATATTATGGCAGCTATTACCGGCTCGGCGTCAGGAGGATTAACAATCGCACTTGGTATGCTTGGGGCGGACTACTTAAACTGGGCGCATGCAACCAATGTCCCGGTCGATGTTCTGCACCGTTTTGCCGCTCTGGCTTCCAGCGGGCTGGACTCAATGCCT
Proteins encoded in this window:
- a CDS encoding catalase, whose protein sequence is MAKRYLTSNQGTPVTDDQNSLTVGERGPILLEDIVLLEKITHFNRERIPERVLHAKGAGAFGFFVPYQSMASLTKAKFLQDPEKKTPVFVRFSIAGSSLGGADTVRDIRGFAVKFYTEEGNYDLIGNHLPVFPIRDPMRFTDLIHALKPNPVNNIRGGPTEASRFWDFMSLRPESMNFLTYLFSDNGIIKSYRTIQGYGVNTYSWVNLCGEEVYVKYHWEPCAGVEYIDSKTAAQLAGTDPDVASRDLFDTIAAGHTVEFEMRVQIMNVEAECEQTFDPLDPTKIWPENLFPLMPVGRMVLNKNPENFFVEVEQSAFSPAAIVPGIAFSNDRILQGRTFPYGDTQRYRIGVNYLQLPTNMPRSPVDNMMQDGDMQTMYNQGIVNYLPNTLAGGMPMEAPQQGKPAENFASGNIARHELTGDDYYQARSRYRTMSAAERKRLVSNIVENLSQAYEPIQRRAVEQFLRVDNEFGSRIAQGINLII
- a CDS encoding serine hydrolase is translated as MLRKLIPICTALIIALSGVTVSASPALEKEIMNDLKQFNGQVGVYAKNLKTKKTIKYNQDTVFPTASTSKLIVALATYKYLYPKAPSYKQNEYDQAIDLMIKVSDNNTFNKLLNEFDTTKKDGFNKVQRDLRLNKTKIHNEQAFKKYNYHSVTTPYEMSKVLESIYKEKYVDKKNVRRLKNNLANTIFHDEIPRYMQVPVFHKVGELDDVLCDVGIVQDGHEPILISFYTRTGNHSYSSDFIANVSAKLYNALRR
- a CDS encoding GntP family permease, producing MELFAILLSLILLMFFSFRGYSIILFAPLFAVLAAAASNFSLMPVYTEIFMTKAAEYFKMYFSIFLLGAIFAKVMEEGGLALTIAGTIANKLGKENAILAVILGCAFLTYGGISVFVVVFVMYPFASALYREANIPKRFIPAALWLGTFTFSMGAFPGSPQIQNIIPTAFFGTTTWAAPLLGLSSGLAVFFLGWAWLIYRQRQAVALNEGYGEHTVNEPEDRAEGQLSNHTLAFLPLIVVILANLYLSNPFQWSWAYHWNEEILLSVKVLKLSLLSTSVDKVRAIWSLNIALILGILFAIYIGREQFRRTGGIAASLNRGVNSSLVAVLNTASGYGYGSVVASLAGFQVIKSFLMDIKIGAGPLVSEVITVNIMAAITGSASGGLTIALGMLGADYLNWAHATNVPVDVLHRFAALASSGLDSMPHNGGLITVMAVCGLTHKQSYYDLFIITVIKTLLIFIFIALYITVGNF